In Nissabacter sp. SGAir0207, the genomic stretch ACGCCGCTGATGGACAGCGATAATGAAAACGTCGATAGCGACAAGATCACCGCGCTACTGGCACGCCTGACGGATGACAACAGCCGCATCCTGGACGCAGGCGTCTACCAGATGGATGGCACGCTGGTGGCGCACGCTGGCGAGACAGTGCCGGTGCGCGACCGGCTGGCGCTGGATGGCAAGCGCGCCGGCAGCTACTTCAACCACCAGATTGTCGAGCCGATTGGCGATCGCGCCGATCCCGAGGGGTTCCTGCGCATCACGCTGGATACCCACGTGCTGGCGACCGAGTCCAAGCAGGTGGACAATACCACCAATTTGCTGCGGCTGATGATGCTGCTGGCGCTGGCGGTCGGCATCATTTTGGCGCGCACCCTGTTGCAGCACCGCCGCAGCCGCTGGCAGCAATCCCCCTTCCTGCTCACCGCCGCCCGGCCGGTGAAGGAGGAGCCAGAGGATCCGCCCGGCAAATCCTGAGCATAAAAAAACCGCGCCTCAGCGCGGTTTTTTTTCAGCCAGTGGCCGTTACTCCTGGTCGCCCAGCAGCACGGACTCCAGCGCGATCTCGATCATCTCGTTGAAGGTGGTCTGGCGCTCGTCAGCAGTGGTCTGCTCGTGGGTGCGGATATGGTCGGAGACGGTGCAGATTGCCAGCGCTTTCGCGCCGAACTCTGCCGCCACGCCATAGATGCCCGCCGCTTCCATCTCCACGCCGAGGATGCCGTACTTCTCCATCACGTCGAACATCTGCGGATCTGGGGTGTAGAACAGGTCAGCGGAGAAGATGTTGCCGACGCGTGCCGGGATGCCCTTGGCCTTCGCCGCGTCCACTGCATGGCGCACCATGTCGAAGTCAGCGATGGCGGCATAGTCGTGATCTTTAAAGCGCAGGCGGTTCACCTTGGAGTCGGTGCAAGCGCCCATGCCGATCACCACGTCACGCAGTTTCACGTCGCTGCGCACCGCGCCGCAGGAGCCGACACGGATGATCTTCTTCACGCCGAACTCAGTGATCAGCTCTTTGGCGTAGATGGAGC encodes the following:
- a CDS encoding YtjB family periplasmic protein: MARATFTFRLHRTVIVLICLALLVGLMQGASYFSLSHQMARSEQVEELAQTLARQVAYSLTPLMDSDNENVDSDKITALLARLTDDNSRILDAGVYQMDGTLVAHAGETVPVRDRLALDGKRAGSYFNHQIVEPIGDRADPEGFLRITLDTHVLATESKQVDNTTNLLRLMMLLALAVGIILARTLLQHRRSRWQQSPFLLTAARPVKEEPEDPPGKS
- the deoD gene encoding purine-nucleoside phosphorylase produces the protein MATPHINAEMGDFADVVLMPGDPLRAKYIAETFLEDVRLVNEVRGMLGYTGTYKGRKISVMGHGMGIPSCSIYAKELITEFGVKKIIRVGSCGAVRSDVKLRDVVIGMGACTDSKVNRLRFKDHDYAAIADFDMVRHAVDAAKAKGIPARVGNIFSADLFYTPDPQMFDVMEKYGILGVEMEAAGIYGVAAEFGAKALAICTVSDHIRTHEQTTADERQTTFNEMIEIALESVLLGDQE